The genome window GGCGCAGCGGTTCAAGGTGGGGATCGCCTTGTCCGGGTTCAGCAGGGTATGCGGGTCAAAGGCGCGCTTGACGGCAAAGAAGGCATCGAGTTCGGCGCGCGTAAACTGCACGCACATGGAATTGATCTTTTCCATACCCACGCCATGCTCGCCCGTGATGGTGCCGCCGACGGCCACGCACAGGGCTAATATGTCCGCGCCAAACGCTTCGGCGCGCTCGAATTCACCGGGCTTGTTGGCATCGAACAGGATCAGCGGGTGCAGATTGCCATCGCCCGCGTGGAACACATTCGCGCAGCGCAAGCCATGCGTCGTTTCCATGCCGGCGATGCCCGTCAGGACTTCCGCCAGTTTTTTTCGCGGGATGGTGCCGTCCATGCAGTAGTAATCGGGCGAGATGCGCCCGGCGGCGGGAAACGCGTTCTTGCGGCCGGACCAGAACTTCATGCGTTCCGCTTCCGACTGCGAGACGGCGATGGCGCTGGCGCCCGCCCCTTCCAGCACGGCCGTCATGCGGGCGATTTCCTCTTCCACTTCCTCGTGCGTGCCGTCCGCTTCGCACAGCAAAATGGCGGCCGCGTCGATGTCGTAGCCGGCCTTGACGAACGGTTCGACCATGCGCGAGGAGGTCTGGTCCATCATTTCCAGCCCGGCCGGGATGATGCCGGCGGCAATCACGTTGGCCACGGCGTTGCCGCCCGTGACGACGTCGTCAAAGGACGCCATGATGACCCTGGCCGTGGCCGGTTTCGGGATCAGTTTCACGGTCACTTCCGTGACGATGCCCAGCATGCCTTCGGAGCCGATGAAGACGGCCAGCAGGTCGAGGCCCGGAGAGTCGAGGCATTCGCCACCCAGCTCCAGCACGTCGCCATCGATGGTGACGATGCGCACGCGCAGCACATTGTGCACGGTCAGGCCGTATTTCAGGCAATGCACGCCGCCCGAGTTTTCCGCCACGTTGCCGCCGATGCTGCAGGCGATCTGCGAGGAGGGATCGGGCGCGTAGTACAGCGCGTGGGGTGCCGCCGCTTCGGAAATGGCCAGGTTGCGCACGCCCGGCTGCACCACGGCCGTGCGCGCGTAGGCGTCCAGACGCACGATGCGGTTCAGGCGCGCCGTCGACAGCACCACGCCGTCGGCAATCGGCAAGGCGCCACCCGACAAGCCGGTGCCGGCGCCGCGCGGCACGATCGGCACCTTCAGTTCCCGGCAGACGCCGAGGATGGCGATGACCTGTTCCTCCGTATCCGGCAGGGTGACCACCATCGGCAGCTGGCGGTAGGCGGCCAGGCCGTCGCATTCGTACGGGCGCGTATCTTCGGCGTCGGACAGCACGCAGCGGGCCGGCAGCACGGCCAGCAGGGCCGCGACGACGGCTTGCTGGCGCGCGGCGGTCAATCCGGATTCAGGAGCAGCATTGAGCATAAGATGGGGGGAAAGGGCATGGGCGTGCAACGATTGTAAGCACAAAAGTGGCACGCAGCGTTTTTTTTGTCCATTTCGACGCCAAATCGGCGACCAGGCGGCGCGCAGTGTCGTATGCTGCCCCCATTCTTCATTGACAGGATCAGCATCATGGGCAATCGACTCTCGAAAATCGCCACGCGCACGGGCGACAATGGCAGCACCGGCCTGGGCGACGGCAGCCGCACCAGCAAGGACAGCGCCCGCATCCACGCCATGGGCGACGTGGACGAACTCAATTCCAATATCGGCTTGCTGCTGTGCGAAGCCATGCCCGACGCCTTGCGCGAAGAGCTGGTGGCCATCCAGCACGACCTGTTCGACCTGGGCGGGGAAATCTGCATCCCCGGCTACCAGCTGATCAAGGAAGAGCATGTGCTGCGCCTCGATGATTTACTGGCGAAATACAATGCGGACTTGCCCGCCTTGAGTGAATTCATCCTGCCGGCCGGTTCGCGCGCCGCCTCGCTGGCGCATGTATGCCGCACCGTGTGCCGCCGCGCCGAGCGCAGCATCGTCGCGCTGGCGAATGCGGAGCCTATCCATGAACATCCGCGCCAGTACGTGAACCGCCTGTCGGACCTGCTGTTCGTGCTGTCGCGCGTGCTGAACCGCTTTGCCGGCGGCAGCGACGTGCTGTGGCGACATGACCGCGCCAGATGACGCGGCCATGCCGCCACGGCGTGTTACCGCTTATTCCGGCATGTCCGGATAAATGCCATTGCGGCAATTTTCAAGGCAGAAATTGTAGTTGTCGCGGCAAGAAGCATCGCCCCGGCCTTCATCGAGGCAAATTCCCCTCAGTTGGGCACACTGAAAACCACAGCTCGGCGTACTGTTCGCGGCCTTGTTGAACGACAGACTGGCACCTGCAACAAAAAGAAAAAAAGCGATTTTTTTAAACATGCTATTCCTTTTATTAGCGACGTAAAATAAAACACGCAACACCCCGTCGATTCATGTTGCGCACAGAAATCAGGAATGGAATCAGCCAGCGGTATTCTTCAACGCCGCCTGGAAAGCGCCGGTGTCGTAGCCGGTGATCTTGCGGTTGCCGATCAGCACCACGGGCACGCCGCCGCCGCCGAGTGCTTTATGGGCTTGTTTCCCTGCCGGCGATTTCTCGATATCGAGATCGACGAATTCGATCTTGTTTTCCTTGAAGTACGCGCGCGTCTTGGCGCAATAGCCGCACCAGTCCGTGCCGTACAGCACGACCTTCGCCTGGGCATTCGGGAAATACGCGGCGTAATTGCCTTCCGTGTAATCCGCTTTGAGCAAGCCAGGCAACAAGGACAAGCCATAACCGCTGCCCAGGCCGGCGACCAGGATCAAGCCATACATGGCAATAATCTTAATTTTTTTCTGCATCATAAGTATTGT of Janthinobacterium sp. PAMC25594 contains these proteins:
- a CDS encoding FAD-linked oxidase C-terminal domain-containing protein encodes the protein MLNAAPESGLTAARQQAVVAALLAVLPARCVLSDAEDTRPYECDGLAAYRQLPMVVTLPDTEEQVIAILGVCRELKVPIVPRGAGTGLSGGALPIADGVVLSTARLNRIVRLDAYARTAVVQPGVRNLAISEAAAPHALYYAPDPSSQIACSIGGNVAENSGGVHCLKYGLTVHNVLRVRIVTIDGDVLELGGECLDSPGLDLLAVFIGSEGMLGIVTEVTVKLIPKPATARVIMASFDDVVTGGNAVANVIAAGIIPAGLEMMDQTSSRMVEPFVKAGYDIDAAAILLCEADGTHEEVEEEIARMTAVLEGAGASAIAVSQSEAERMKFWSGRKNAFPAAGRISPDYYCMDGTIPRKKLAEVLTGIAGMETTHGLRCANVFHAGDGNLHPLILFDANKPGEFERAEAFGADILALCVAVGGTITGEHGVGMEKINSMCVQFTRAELDAFFAVKRAFDPHTLLNPDKAIPTLNRCAEFGKMHVTAGRLPFANLPRF
- a CDS encoding cob(I)yrinic acid a,c-diamide adenosyltransferase — protein: MGNRLSKIATRTGDNGSTGLGDGSRTSKDSARIHAMGDVDELNSNIGLLLCEAMPDALREELVAIQHDLFDLGGEICIPGYQLIKEEHVLRLDDLLAKYNADLPALSEFILPAGSRAASLAHVCRTVCRRAERSIVALANAEPIHEHPRQYVNRLSDLLFVLSRVLNRFAGGSDVLWRHDRAR
- a CDS encoding glutaredoxin domain-containing protein, which produces MYGLILVAGLGSGYGLSLLPGLLKADYTEGNYAAYFPNAQAKVVLYGTDWCGYCAKTRAYFKENKIEFVDLDIEKSPAGKQAHKALGGGGVPVVLIGNRKITGYDTGAFQAALKNTAG